The Pirellulales bacterium DNA segment CTCGTCGATCTCACGCTGAAAAAAGTCGATAAAATTGGGGGCGATTTGGCTCGCGAGCTGGGCAACGCGGTCGAAGACATCTTGGCTGGCGAATTGCACAAACGCGAAGGCGAGGTTGCCAAAAAAATGAACGCCGAAATCAAGAAAAACAAACAGAAGCTGACGTTCTCGCCGAGCCAGATCGCAGAGATTGGCTTGGATAAAATTCAGGCGCTGCTGGGAGCAACCGAAACGATGACGGATGATCGATGAATCGTGAAAAAGCGACCAAGCCTGGCCGTCCATCTTTACAAAATGCTGGAACATGGCGACGATCGTCTGACAACGAATACACTTCTCAAGGACGTAGCTGGCGGCGTGGCTGCCGTCCGTTTTTCATTCATCATTCATCGATCATCCTTTCCCCATGACTTCTCACCGCCAACCGCCGGCGATTCGCCCGGCCACCGGAGACGAGCAGCGAACCTACTTGGCCGGAGAACGCACGCTGCTGGCCTGGATTCGCACAAGCTTGGCGCTGATGGGGTTTGGCTTTATCGTGGCTAAATTCGGCTTGTTTTTGCACGAAGTCGTCTCGCTTCGGGGCGCTCAATTGGGGGCTGCGCGTGTCAATCTGCCGAGCACCGGCTGGTCGCTGTCGATGGGAGTGGCGCTCGTCGCCGTGGGAGTACTCATCAACGTGGTGGCTGCGCGTGAGCATCTGAAGTTCTTACGGCAGTTTATCGGGACGGACTTGGCCAGGCCCCGATCGTATGCAGCGCGAATGATGATGTTGGTGGTCATTTCGATCTTGGGATTGGTGATGGTTGCTTACCTGGTGCTACTTGGAACTTGAACCAGGCGCGAGTGGCTCGCGCTTGGCCGTGCTCAGGGCCATGGCTGGTGCGCGAATCTCCGATCCCCAAGCATGCGAGCCCCTCCTCACAACCCAATTCGAGGAGTACACTCAGTGCATGAGCGACGACACACTCTTCACCCGCAGCCCCGAGCGAATGTCGGCAGACGATGCCGGGCTGCTGGTCGTCGACGTGCAGGGCAAGCTAATTGACTTGATCGAGCAGCACGAGCGAATCATTTGGAATATCCGTCGACTGCTCGACGGAGCGATACTGCTCGGAGTGCCGGCGCTTGCGACCGAGCAGTATCCGCAAGGCCTGGGAGCGACTTTACCCGAGCTTGCCCAGCGACTCGGACGACGGTTCGATAAGACCAGCTTTAGTTGCGCGGCATGCTCGGATATCTGCCGCGAATTGCGGGCGAGCGACCGGCGAAAGTGGCTCGTTTGCGGCATCGAAGCCCATGTGTGCGTCCAACAAACCGTACTCGATTTGCTGGCCGAAGGAATCTCGATCTATGTGGCGGCCGATGCAATCGGCTCCCGGTTCAAGTTCGACTATGAAGTTGCCTTGCGGCGGATGGAATCGTCGGGAGCAACCATCACCACCACCGAGGCGGCGCTGTTTGAATGGTGCGAAGACTCCAAGTCGCCGCAGTTCAAGCAGATCAGCCAGTTGATTCGCGAATCGGCGCCGGCTTAGATCTCTGGCCGCACAGCAAAGTCAGCCGCAGCAAATTGAGCGCTTGCTTGCCGCCGCGCAATTTTAAAATGTCCGGATGGCCGGTGTACGGCGACGACTTGACGAGTAAATTGTCGGGCGTTGCCAAGGCAAACCAGAGCAGCGGCACGGCCGCATCGGTGCCGTTGACGATCGGCAATTGGCCCACGGAAAGTCCGTAGTCGGCGTGGTATTCTTCCTGGCAAGCCTTCGCGGCCGCGGCAGCCAGCTTTGCATCCGGCGATAGATTGGGATCGATGGCGGCGCGCCCATCGAAGTGCGGCTCGGGGAATGCGCCGCTGTTTGCAACCAGGCCGCCAAGATAAAAATCGCGGCTGTCGGGCGCTTCGGTCAGCCAATGGGCGATCATCCCGCCGCTGCCCCATTCGGCCGTGGCCAACGTTTTCTGCTGTTGTTTTAACAGCCGCACGACCGCATGTTCCAACTCGTCGTCGCCTTCGCCGAAGACCAGGTCGCCCAAGCATTCGCGGATGGTGGCAATCGTCGGCTCCATGCGGCGAAAGCACTCGTCCGCCGTGTCGCCCTCGGCGGTGATTCGCAACGTGATCGTCGCTCCATGAACCGTAATCCCCACTTGCGGATCGCGACCACGACGAATGATATCGGGTAGCATCTGCTCCAAGTCGCTCTCGCCCACGCCGAAACACTTGATCTGCCGATGGCGAATGATGTGCGGCGTGCCGAGTAGCTTCGACAACTCCGCGGCGACCGTTTGCGTCCACATCTCTTTCATTTCCGCCGGTACGCCGGGCAAGGCGAAAA contains these protein-coding regions:
- a CDS encoding DUF202 domain-containing protein yields the protein MTSHRQPPAIRPATGDEQRTYLAGERTLLAWIRTSLALMGFGFIVAKFGLFLHEVVSLRGAQLGAARVNLPSTGWSLSMGVALVAVGVLINVVAAREHLKFLRQFIGTDLARPRSYAARMMMLVVISILGLVMVAYLVLLGT
- a CDS encoding hydrolase, coding for MSDDTLFTRSPERMSADDAGLLVVDVQGKLIDLIEQHERIIWNIRRLLDGAILLGVPALATEQYPQGLGATLPELAQRLGRRFDKTSFSCAACSDICRELRASDRRKWLVCGIEAHVCVQQTVLDLLAEGISIYVAADAIGSRFKFDYEVALRRMESSGATITTTEAALFEWCEDSKSPQFKQISQLIRESAPA
- a CDS encoding CinA family nicotinamide mononucleotide deamidase-related protein, with the translated sequence MHAEIISIGDEMTSGQRLDTNSQWLSLRLGELGVSVKFHTTVADDLAANVQVFRLAAERADLIVATGGLGPTADDLTRDAIAAVAGVELELDEGSMGHIERLFARRKRPMPERNRIQAMFPRGSRVIPNPAGTAPGIDMEISRPGRMPARIFALPGVPAEMKEMWTQTVAAELSKLLGTPHIIRHRQIKCFGVGESDLEQMLPDIIRRGRDPQVGITVHGATITLRITAEGDTADECFRRMEPTIATIRECLGDLVFGEGDDELEHAVVRLLKQQQKTLATAEWGSGGMIAHWLTEAPDSRDFYLGGLVANSGAFPEPHFDGRAAIDPNLSPDAKLAAAAAKACQEEYHADYGLSVGQLPIVNGTDAAVPLLWFALATPDNLLVKSSPYTGHPDILKLRGGKQALNLLRLTLLCGQRSKPAPIRESTG